GCACAGTTGTGTGAGCTCCCCTGGGCCTGCCATGCATGGGTCTGTGCACAGGCGTGTGAGCTCCCCTGGGCCTGGCCGTGCACTGTGCGCACCAGACTTTGCACAGGGGCCCGTGCTGGCCCCAGCGGCCCCGTGTGTGAGCAGCGTCCCTTCCCCCCATTGGTATGTCACAGCCGATCAGCGCAGCGGGGCATGAGGCCtgcgcctggggcaggggctttgtgCGTGCTCAGCTCGCGGCCCGgtgtggctgggctctgagccgcggccccggctccccagccgccccgcCGAGCGCATTCAGTTCCAGCAGGCTGAGCCTAATCGGAGCTGATGCCTTTTTGTTTAGCGAGGCCGGCTGCCCGGTAGCTGTTTCAACAACAGGCTGGAGCCGAGCGCTGCGTGGGAGCCAGCGGCTGACACGTCCACTCCAGGTGTTCGGGCCTGGGCCTGCCAGCCCCTGGCCTGACCACCGGGGGAGAGGGACTGGGGCTGTCCCCCTCGCACGGCCCCCAAAGCTGGCGTGTGCAGTGGGGTGAGTCGGGGGCCAATCTAGGCTGCAAGCGCAGCTGTGTCAGTCCCTTGACCCCGTTGGGTCTGCGTGTCTGGCCTGTGCTCCCGAGGGGCTGGCACCTGCTGGGTCCATCCCTCTGTCTGAAGTGCCCAGGAGGGGCAAGCAGGAATCTCATCACCCTGTCCCAGTGCCCTCCCCCTGCAGGCAGTGCCGAGGTCGCCAGCACGGGAAATGGGCACAAAGGAATCTGTAAACCCGACACAAGCCACCCCCGAGTTCCCGGTTTCTTCCCTGGCGTTAGCGGGTGCCCTGTAACCAGCCAACGTGAACCGACCCTGGGGACACGCACGGACTCtgggagaagccaggggcaggggaggagggtgcatcTCTCAGCACGTGGGGCCTGGCTGGGCCCGCTGGGTGTCATGGCCcggccagctctgccccagctgctgctaaGCGTCTGGCTGCAGGAACCtcacccctctgcccaggcagccgGCTCTGAGCCCACAGGCAGCGCGGGCACTTGTCATCCCCAGGCCAGAGCTCCTCCTCCGGCTGCCGGGTACAGTGGGCAGATGGTGGGTGTGGCTGAACTctggctccccttcccccacagccgcTCTGTCCAGGGTTTGGTGGGTGCAGAGGGGGTGCTGCTGTCCCCAGtcttcccagctccctgcccctcctggccccatggctgctcccccaccagctccctgcccccttgctgGCCCCTCCTGGCCCCATGGCTCTGTGCCCACTCACTGGCCCCTTCTCTCGCCAAGGTTCCTGCAGGAAGACTATGCTGTCCAGGTCTCCATCAACGACTACCTGGACATCTACTGCCCGCACTACGAGCCCCCAGTGCCTGCGGGCCGGGCCGAGACCTTCAGCCTGCACATGGTGGACACCGAGGGCTACCGGGGTTGCTACGAGTCACCCGGTGCCTTCAAGCGCTGGGAGTGCAACCGGCCCCACGCACCCTTCGGGCCCGTCCGCTTCTCCGAGAAGATCCAGCGCTTCACGCCCTTCTCGCTGGGCTTCGAGTTCCAGCCGGGGGAGACCTACTACTACATCTGTGAGTgtcccccccggtgcccccttgTGCCCCCAGGGACTCCCCAGGCCCTGCCgagtggggctggctccaggcggAGCTGTGGGCTGGGTGGAtgtgggagcagctgggaggcagTGCCCTGGCAGGGGTTCTGTCCCCGTTTCCCCAGCCCACTGCAGTGTGCCAGGTGACCAGGAGGGGGCGCCCCTTGCCCAGATCTTGGCTGCTGCCTGAGTTGGGCCCTGGCTGGgtacccctgctccagccagccaatgccagctgcccctgAGAGCTCGCTGGCCCAGGCTGCTAGGGCCTGGActctgagggggtggggagcagctccctggggTCTCTGCcccgcacacacaccccaggccatCCAAACAACCTGCTGCTGTGCCTCTGTTCTGGGCGGGGAAGGACGCTGGTGCAGCACCCCACAGTGGCTGCCCTGGGGGCGCATTGGTCTGCTCAGGGTGCGAGTGAGGAGTGGGCTGCCGGGAGCGGGGCTCCCCTGGGGTTGTAGCCCCACTGCTCTCCCCAGCAGCGCTGGCCGTGGGGTGCACAGAGattgcctggggggtgggggcgtggtGGGCACTGCCCTGTGGGTGGACGGCCAGGTGCCTGCAGGCGAGCCAGGGAGTAGCTGGGGCCGTTGGCGTCCCCCTAACAGGCGGGCCTGACGGTGACCCCGGCTGACCCTGAGGGAGGGGCTGGACTGATGTGTTTCCCAGCTGTGCGGGGGATGCGGGGGGAACTCTCTTCTGCTGGTCGCAGGTGCTTCCTGCTTCACTAAGAGCCCTGCCATGGAGCCGCCCGCCAGGCGCTTGGGAGCTGCTCATAAATCCCCCTCAATGGCCCCTTGAGAGGAGGGGTCCGAGCGGGGTGGGGACTGGAGCGGGAGGGCCCTGGCCTTGcctcccggacacctgggttcggGGCAGGCCTGGCTCCTGTCTGTGCCCGTGTGGGCAGTGCCCTGATGTCCCTGTCTCTGCCCCCAGCTGTCCCCAGCCCAGAGAGCGCCGGGCGGTGCCTGAGGCTACGAGTGGCCGTCTGCTGCAAGGCAACGAGTGAGTCCGTCTggccgggcgctgggggggggggcggagcgggcccccccccccacgcggcAGGAGCCTGCTAATGGAGGGGCCCTCCCGCTCTCAGTCTAGACTCTTCCCAGAATCCCTTGCGGCAGGGGGAGGGCAGCTCTGTCTGGGGGACtctaggtgtctggctggtttCATCCTGGGCATTAACCCTTTCCACCCTGGCACTGTGGGGAGGGGACCCCCCGGTTCTCTCCGGCattggtggggggctgggaggctgctGATTTCGGAAGAACATGCCATGGACACCCCCACACCCTGAGAGGGGGGGCAGATGCACATTGGTGCCGGGAGGCTGGCCAAGGCCAGTTCCcaggatcgggggtgggggggagcacaaGGGCAGTGTCGGGGATGCGGggcgagggggggcgggggggcttccTGTTGGAGACAAGAGTCAGTGACGGATTCTGGGTTTGATTTGTTTCCAGCAACAAAGCCTGTGACAGAAGTTCCCAAATCTCAGCCTCGTGGGAGAGGGGGGTCGGAGGGTGAGTATGTGTGTGGGCGGGTGCTACGTGCCCCACGGAAGTGGGGGGCAtgggcaggaggggggttgggggtgggtatT
This genomic window from Mauremys mutica isolate MM-2020 ecotype Southern chromosome 17, ASM2049712v1, whole genome shotgun sequence contains:
- the EFNA4 gene encoding ephrin-A4; amino-acid sequence: MCPALLLRLLLWGPLLWGRLRPVRGLRHSVYWNSSNPRFLQEDYAVQVSINDYLDIYCPHYEPPVPAGRAETFSLHMVDTEGYRGCYESPGAFKRWECNRPHAPFGPVRFSEKIQRFTPFSLGFEFQPGETYYYISVPSPESAGRCLRLRVAVCCKATTTKPVTEVPKSQPRGRGGSEDTESPGHSTALATLRPHGPCLSLALIPLPLLWL